One part of the uncultured Bacteroides sp. genome encodes these proteins:
- a CDS encoding TonB-dependent receptor, whose product MKKIIFLIIFVLIAMTTVAQQKHSIKGIVIDKGKREPISFASIGIYGTGQGAVTDSVGKFNIQNVVPGIYRLQISAVGYNTVLTPEYISSTKDLFITVELEENVTQLGEVSVTASMFRRNPESPVGLRLIGLQEIEKSPGANRDISRIVQNYAGVGYSPVGYRNDLIVRGGGPSENRFFMDGVEIPNINHFSTQGASGGPVGIINADLIREVSFYTGAFPASKGNALSSVLDFKLRDGNMEKNSIKATLGASEFSLTSNGHLSKKTTYLASVRQSYLQFLFKALGLPFLPTYTDAQFKTKTRLSQHNEITFLGLTGIDNMKLNTNLTGEKAEYILSYLPTVKQETFTLGSVYKHYAGAHIQTVVLSHSYLNNHLTKYLRNDESSPDNLTLKYGSLEQETKLRVENVSTFGAVKVSFGANMDHTQYSNNTFQKAYTDQSKTYKYHTFLDMLRWGFFGTMNYESPDERMTVSLGVRGDACNYTSQMNKLNNQLSPRLSLSYQIIGDVYFSGNVGRYYQLPAYTALGYKDNNGIYLNKNLGYITVDQYSAGLTYKHSENLQITAEGFYKKYDNIPFSINDNIPLADKGADYGVVGNEELTPSAQGRSYGIELMAKWIIVKKLNLSSALTLFKSEYRKNELSPYIASSWDNKYIFNLGGTYNFEKNWSFGAKISSIGGAPYTPYDVEKSSLVTAWDAQGRAYYDYSKYNTERLSAYTRIDLRVDKTFYIKKYMLGFYIDLQNITGSQIKQADALMSTGVIENPSAPANQQRYKMKYISQNSGTVIPTLGITFEF is encoded by the coding sequence ATGAAAAAGATAATATTCCTGATTATTTTTGTATTGATCGCTATGACCACCGTAGCGCAGCAAAAACATTCCATAAAAGGAATCGTGATCGACAAAGGAAAACGAGAACCAATATCCTTTGCAAGCATAGGCATCTATGGAACCGGACAAGGAGCAGTGACAGATTCTGTGGGAAAATTCAACATTCAGAATGTAGTACCCGGAATATACAGACTACAGATTTCTGCAGTAGGATACAATACAGTACTCACTCCCGAATATATTAGTTCCACAAAAGATCTCTTTATAACGGTAGAACTTGAAGAAAACGTTACTCAACTGGGCGAAGTAAGCGTTACAGCTTCCATGTTCAGGAGAAATCCGGAAAGCCCCGTCGGCCTTCGTCTGATAGGATTGCAGGAAATTGAGAAAAGTCCGGGAGCAAACCGCGATATTTCACGCATTGTGCAAAACTATGCAGGTGTGGGATACTCACCGGTGGGATACCGTAACGACTTGATTGTTCGCGGAGGCGGACCTTCAGAAAACCGTTTCTTTATGGATGGAGTAGAAATTCCCAATATCAATCACTTCAGCACGCAGGGAGCATCCGGCGGACCTGTAGGAATTATTAATGCCGACCTTATCCGTGAAGTCAGTTTCTACACCGGAGCTTTCCCAGCAAGCAAAGGAAATGCACTAAGTTCCGTACTCGATTTCAAGTTGCGTGACGGAAATATGGAAAAGAACTCTATAAAAGCCACTCTCGGAGCATCGGAGTTTTCTTTAACCTCTAATGGTCATTTGAGTAAAAAGACAACTTATCTAGCTTCTGTCCGTCAGTCATACCTGCAATTTCTTTTCAAAGCTCTGGGATTGCCCTTTCTGCCTACCTATACCGATGCGCAGTTCAAAACAAAAACACGACTTTCCCAGCATAATGAAATTACATTCCTTGGACTTACAGGTATTGATAATATGAAACTCAATACAAATCTTACGGGCGAAAAAGCAGAATACATACTCAGTTATCTGCCCACTGTTAAGCAGGAAACATTTACTCTTGGCTCAGTCTATAAACACTATGCAGGCGCACATATCCAGACTGTGGTTTTGAGTCATAGCTACCTGAACAATCACCTCACAAAATATTTGAGAAATGATGAAAGCAGTCCTGATAATCTGACGTTGAAATATGGTTCGCTTGAGCAGGAAACTAAACTGCGTGTAGAAAATGTTTCTACCTTCGGAGCAGTAAAAGTGAGTTTCGGAGCAAATATGGATCACACACAATATAGCAATAACACATTTCAAAAGGCATATACAGATCAATCGAAGACATATAAGTACCACACCTTTCTCGATATGTTACGCTGGGGATTCTTCGGGACCATGAATTATGAATCACCGGATGAACGAATGACCGTTTCACTCGGAGTAAGGGGCGATGCCTGCAATTACACCTCACAGATGAATAAGCTCAATAATCAGCTTTCGCCAAGATTATCTCTCTCCTACCAGATTATAGGAGATGTTTATTTCAGTGGCAATGTAGGTCGATATTATCAGTTGCCGGCTTATACCGCTCTTGGTTATAAAGATAATAATGGAATTTATCTCAATAAAAATCTTGGATATATAACTGTAGACCAGTACAGTGCCGGACTAACTTACAAGCATAGCGAGAACCTTCAGATTACTGCCGAAGGATTCTACAAAAAGTACGATAATATTCCTTTTTCCATAAATGACAATATCCCGTTGGCAGATAAAGGAGCCGATTATGGTGTAGTGGGAAATGAAGAACTCACCCCCAGTGCTCAGGGGCGTTCGTATGGTATTGAGCTGATGGCAAAATGGATTATCGTGAAAAAGCTGAATCTATCTTCCGCCCTCACCCTCTTTAAAAGTGAATATCGGAAAAACGAACTAAGTCCATACATCGCTTCTTCGTGGGATAACAAATACATCTTCAATCTGGGAGGTACGTACAACTTTGAAAAGAACTGGAGTTTCGGTGCTAAAATCAGCAGTATAGGTGGTGCGCCTTACACTCCTTATGATGTAGAAAAATCATCACTGGTAACGGCATGGGATGCACAAGGCAGGGCATATTACGACTATTCCAAATACAACACCGAACGTTTATCTGCTTATACCCGCATCGACCTGAGAGTTGATAAAACTTTCTATATAAAGAAATATATGCTTGGTTTCTACATTGATTTACAGAACATAACAGGTAGTCAGATTAAGCAGGCCGACGCCTTAATGAGCACCGGAGTAATTGAAAATCCTTCCGCTCCTGCAAATCAGCAACGGTATAAAATGAAATACATCAGTCAGAATAGTGGTACAGTGATTCCTACTTTGGGCATAACCTTCGAGTTTTAG
- a CDS encoding LUD domain-containing protein, with protein sequence MNSKEQILNNIRLHNLEKYDMPVIELDAIQFPDKINQFIEVSKAVGGNAVLLKEGEDVNQLIAELYPDAKIIASNVPGINSTMDPDSVSNPQELNGVNLGIVEGAFGVAENGTVWIPQNVKERALYFIADSLVILLDKESLVDTMHEAYKRQQFNDYGFGVFISGPSKTADIEQALVKGAHGAKEVTVILK encoded by the coding sequence ATGAATAGCAAAGAACAGATTTTAAATAATATCAGGCTACATAATCTGGAAAAATATGATATGCCTGTAATTGAACTGGATGCCATACAGTTTCCTGATAAAATAAACCAGTTTATTGAAGTAAGTAAAGCTGTGGGTGGCAATGCCGTTTTATTGAAGGAGGGCGAAGATGTAAATCAGTTAATAGCTGAACTGTATCCGGATGCTAAAATAATTGCATCTAATGTTCCCGGCATTAATTCGACTATGGATCCGGATTCTGTCAGTAATCCTCAAGAACTGAACGGTGTTAATCTTGGAATAGTTGAAGGTGCTTTTGGAGTAGCAGAAAACGGAACTGTGTGGATTCCTCAGAATGTAAAAGAGAGAGCTCTCTATTTTATTGCTGATAGTTTGGTAATCCTTCTCGATAAAGAGAGTCTGGTAGATACGATGCATGAAGCATATAAAAGACAACAGTTTAACGATTACGGATTTGGAGTCTTTATTTCCGGCCCTTCTAAAACTGCAGATATTGAGCAGGCTTTAGTTAAAGGTGCTCATGGTGCTAAGGAGGTGACGGTAATTTTGAAATAA